In Helianthus annuus cultivar XRQ/B chromosome 3, HanXRQr2.0-SUNRISE, whole genome shotgun sequence, a single window of DNA contains:
- the LOC110932420 gene encoding uncharacterized protein LOC110932420, with the protein MGRLTQNQPFDVQDRLIPKVGSGDKILFWQDKWVENRPLHERFPNLYVLESEKGCKVSDRYKVGQHGIEWFWGSNNALTSEDLLCEWADCISAVKEVNIQETSDVWLWKTGSVTSDSMVKTIRGELDHINVLNETKVLKWLHWIPKKVNCFLWRVVLDRIATKEALQIRRINLSSLQCVLCNNEVESVNHLLMTSESAQLVWSLIFQWMNIPLPGYILSVVQLLETIDSHSWQKKIKRAVYVVVAATCWNLRLMRNECIFKNKSPNITNLIGNIKAISYTWIKNRAGLQEIIWEKWRSFSF; encoded by the coding sequence ATGGGTCGGCTAACCCAAAACCAACCATTCGATGTTCAAGATAGGCTAATTCCGAAGGTGGGTAGTGGGGACAAGATCTTATTTTGGCAGGATAAATGGGTGGAAAACAGACCACTTCATGAAAGATTCCCCAACCTTTATGTTCTGGAAAGCGAGAAAGGGTGTAAAGTTTCGGATCGGTATAAAGTCGGTCAGCACGGTATCGAATGGTTCTGGGGCAGTAACAATGCATTAACAAGTGAAGATCTGTTATGTGAATGGGCCGATTGCATTTCAGCTGTGAAAGAAGTTAACATTCAAGAGACATCGGATGTTTGGCTTTGGAAGACAGGTTCGGTGACATCAGACTCTATGGTAAAAACGATTAGGGGAGAGCTGGACCATATCAACGTCTTAAATGAAACGAAGGTTCTCAAATGGCTTCATTGGATTCCAAAAAAGGTCAACTGTTTTCTTTGGCGGGTGGTTCTTGACAGGATTGCTACTAAAGAAGCACTTCAAATCCGAAGAATCAACTTATCTTCTCTGCAATGTGTCCTCTGTAACAATGAGGTGGAATCAGTCAATCATCTCCTCATGACCAGTGAATCGGCTCAATTGGTGTGGTCATTAATCTTTCAATGGATGAACATTCCTCTTCCAGGTTACATCTTGAGTGTGGTCCAACTATTGGAAACCATTGATTCTCACAGTTGGCAAAAGAAAATCAAAAGGGCGGTTTACGTGGTTGTGGCGGCTACTTGTTGGAATCTACGGCTAATGAGAAACGAATGTATCTTTAAGAATAAATCCCCTAATATTACAAATTTGATTGGAAACATAAAGGCAATATCGTACACGTGGATCAAAAATCGTGCGGGGCTACAGGAGATTATATGGGAGAAATGGAGGAGCTTTAGTTTCTAG